One Agelaius phoeniceus isolate bAgePho1 chromosome 8, bAgePho1.hap1, whole genome shotgun sequence genomic region harbors:
- the ARHGAP29 gene encoding rho GTPase-activating protein 29 isoform X10 translates to MFLDRGMENHDGLHQVVHERLGELLRVLKAVINKHQTLNSVDILSAAGTVIAKVKAVNFKEVNEENKRELFSEIFSSIETLAFTFGNIVSDFLMGDVDNGSSLGLPVSRRSRSFENLSVESGGSLHERDDIQGHLRAEEVDSMLLRNDSGIESALSYAKAWSKYTKDVVAWVEKKLSLEVECAKNLAKMAETAKAVVGHQDYMPFQSIFINAFQNDVENSQLWQQTAAALQSNKFVQPLLGRKNELDRQRKDIKDLWQREQKKMQELEAALRKAKLLYTQRQDEYEKAKSCTARAEEEQLSSSGSFVKDFSKQLEKKRRLEEEALQKAEEANEHYKASMAEVEEKRNYLESFKSDVLTQLRELIYQCDLTLKAATVNLFQLQHAQVVSLPVNCQSLCESAKLYDPGQQYSEFVKSLPKDGVPVESGCFETQNSQIDGVFNKQSTNSVHTSHGNLSQCSGDFPAQTLDDVGSPVYHRSQKVREKRSSSNTDIPAVRGPPPFRSWSVGNQSGGMCSDSESAGGSSESRSMDSPSASPGDFKRRLPRTPSTGTMSSADDLDEREPPSPSDCGLNDLTSETANSPGPFRNANMSKAAQTHKLRKLRAPSKCRECDGLVVFHGAECEECSLACHKKCLETLAIQCGHKKLHGRLHLFGVEFAQAAKSFPDGIPFIIKKCTSEIESRALNVKGIYRVNGAKSRVEKLCQAFENGKDLVELSELYAHDISNVLKLYLRQLPEPLILFRLYNEFIGLAKESQNANEELDAKQASPKAKTRQSLCIELNRIIIKIKDLLKQLPVPNYNTLQYLIGHLHRVTEQCDENKMSASNLGIIFGPTLIRPRQTDATVSLSSLVDYPYQARVVELLITYYEKIFDVSLKPLLSASHAEETAGTVRVALSADEREPQQQRKSFVAVKEQGIQIVPCERASETAALFVELKNSKNTKEEADISVTGVWFNVGDVASPASEKDNDPFISPGEDPCQMNLVAVKPNRQMGKVPLRAPRTKAASRPVSLPVDRILPPCVLNERNSRNAGAISSEKLGRSPTIEEVSEVKAVPAVDTCCRLPCYDTQMLRKTWDKQYKQYDITARTAMIVTNVPQEIRALESGTAGALSSSSSLGNNSAKAILPNKPYSVVGSGRTAAEENGPDVNPLAAFRPPRTLQPPPGTFYKPPSNKSKENGDGSSAKACAPTSASSVLPQDNTVKLARSSALLSGDEQNINEQKSSSEDSHSTDLKPAYHRLRPKRIQELEHREAHFV, encoded by the exons AAAATCATGATGGCCTGCATCAAGTAGTACATGAACGCCTGGGGGAGTTACTGCGTGTATTAAAAGCAGTGATAAATAAACATCAGACTCTAAATTCAGTTGATATTCTTAGTGCTGCAGGAACAGTTATTGCAAAAGTAAAAG cGGTGAACTTCAAAGAagttaatgaagaaaataagagagaactcttcagtgaaatattttcttccattgAAACATTGGCATTCACCTTTGGAAACAT TGTTTCAGACTTCCTTATGGGAGATGTAGACAATGGCTCGTCATTGGGGCTTCCTGTATCTCGGAGGAGTCGG TCTTTTGAGAATCTTTCTGTGGAGTCTGGGGGTTCACTGCATGAAAGGGATGATATTCAAG GACATCTTCGAGCAGAGGAGGTTGATAGCATGCTCCTAAGAAATGACAGTGGAATTGAGTCGGCTCTGTCCTATGCTAAAGCATGGTCCAAATATACCAAGGATGTAGTCGCATGGGTAGAAAAAAAGCTTAGCTTGG AGGTGGAGTGTGCTAAAAATTTAGCAAAAATGGCTGAAACTGCTAAAGCTGTTGTTGGACACCAG GATTATATGCCATTCCAGTCAATATTCATTAATGCTTTTCAAAATGATGTTGAGAACAGTCAACTTTGGCAACaaacagctgctgctctccagtcTAACAAATTTGTGCAG CCTCTTCTTGGAAGGAAAAATGAGTTGGATAGACAAAGGAAAGATATCAAGGACCTTTGGCAGcgagaacagaaaaaaatg CAAGAGTtggaagctgctctcagaaaagCCAAGTTGCTGTATACCCAGCGTCAGGATGAGTATGAAAAGGCAAAGTCCTGTACTGCTCGTGCTGAGGAGGAACAGCTCAGCTCAAGTGGAAGCTTTGTGAAAGACTTCAGCAAGCAACTTGAGAAAAAACGAAGGCTAGAAGAGGAAGCTCTTCAAAAG GCCGAAGAAGCCAATGAACACTATAAAGCAAGCATGGCAGAGgttgaagaaaaaagaaattatttggaaaGCTTTAAAAGTGATGTTTTAACACAGCTTCGGGAGCTTATTTACCAGTGTGATCTTACTCTTAAAGCT GCAACAGTTAacctgttccagctgcagcatGCTCAGGTTGTATCTCTGCCAGTTAACTGCCAGTCCCTCTGTGAGAGTGCCAAACTCTATGACCCTGGTCAGCAGTATTCAGAGTTTGTGAAAAGTTTGCCAAAGGATGGTGTTCCTGTTGAATCAGGTTGTTTTGAAacccagaattcccagattgATGG ggTTTTTAATAAGCAATCAACAAACAGTGTCCATACATCCCATGGCAACTTATCTCAGTGTTCAGGAGATTTTCCTGCTCAGACGTTAGATGATGTGGGAAGCCCAGTTTATCATCGTTCACAGAAGGTTAGAGAGAAGAGATCTTCCAGCAACACAGATATTCCAG CAGTGCGAGGGCCACCGCCGTTCAGATCGTGGTCAGTTGGCAACCAGAGTGGAGGAATGTGCAGTGACTCTGAAAGTGCAGGGGGGAGCAGCGAGTCCCGATCCATGGATTCCCCATCTGCCAGCCCAG GGGATTTTAAAAGACGACTTCCCCGAACACCTTCCACTGGGACTATGTCATCTGCTGATGATCTTGATGAAAGAGAGCCACCATCTCCTTCAGACTGTG GTTTAAATGATCTCACATCTGAAACTGCAAATTCTCCAGGACCTTTTAGAAATGCTAATATgtccaaagcagcacaaacacacaaactACGGAAGCTGAGAGCTCCATCTAAATGCAGAGAATGTGACGGCCTAGTAGTATTTCATGGAGCTGAATGTGAGGAG TGTTCACTTGCATGCCATAAAAAATGTTTAGAGACTTTAGCTATTCAATGTGGGCACAAAAAACTTCATGGAAGGCTTCACTTATTTGGAGTGGAATTTGCCCAAGCTGCTAAAAGTTTTCCTGATGGCATTCCTTTCATCATCAAAAAGTGTACATCAGAAATTGAAAGCAGAGCACTGAATGTCAAG GGCATCTATCGTGTGAATGGAGCCAAATCAAGAGTTGAAAAGCTTTGTCAAGCTTTTGAAAATGGAAAGGATTTGGTTGAGCTTTCAGAACTCTATGCACATGACATCAGCAATGTTCTCAAGCTGTATCTCCGCCAG CTTCCAGAACCCTTGATTTTGTTTCGGCTTTACAACGAGTTCATTGGACTTGCAAAAGAAAGTCAGAACGCTAATGAGGAATTGGATGCTAAACAAGCTAGCCCCAAAGCAAAGACAAGACAGTCACTCTGTATTGAACTGAACAGGATCATCATTAAAATTAAAGATCTTCTGAAACAACTGCCTGTACCAAACTATAACACTCTTCAGTACCTTATTGGACACCTTCACAG AGTTACAGAACAGTGcgatgaaaataaaatgtcagcTAGCAACCTTGGCATAATATTTGGCCCAACTCTGATCAGACCACGTCAAACTGATGCTACAGTGTCTTTGTCATCACTTGTGGACTACCCTTATCAGGCCCGGGTAGTGGAGCTGCTCATAACATACTATGAAAAGATATTTGATGTCTCATTGAAACCACTTCTGAGTGCTTCTCATGCTGAAGAAACAGCTGGTACAGTCAGAGTTGCTTTATCAGCAGACGAGAGGGAGCcgcagcagcagaggaaatcGTTTGTTGCTGTAAAGGAA CAGGGTATTCAAATAGTTCCATGTGAAAGAGCTTCAGAAACAGCTGCACTCTTTGTGGAATTGAAGAATAGCAAGAATACAAAAGAAGAAGCAGATATATCTGTAACTG GGGTTTGGTTTAATGTAG GTGATGTTGCGAGTCCAGCTTCAGAGAAAGACAATGATCCATTCATTTCTCCAGGTGAAGACCCCTGTCAAATGAACTTAGTTGCTGTAAAACCCAACCGTCAGATGGGCAAAGTTCCGTTGCGGGCTCCAAGGACAAAGGCAGCGTCTCGCCCTGTCAGCCTGCCTGTGGACCGAATACTGCCTCCCTGTGTTTTGAATGAAAGGAATTCACGAAATGCAGGGGCAATAAGTTCAGAGAAGCTGGGCAGAAGCCCCACTATTGAAGAAGTCTCAGAGGTGAAGGCAGTCCCTGCTGTTGATACCTGCTGCAGACTGCCTTGTTATGACACCCAGATGCTGCGAAAAACTTGGGACAAGCAGTACAAACAGTATGATATCACAGCAAGGACAGCAATGATCGTGACTAATGTGCCCCAGGAGATCCGAGCACTCGAGAGTGGAACTGCAGGTGCTTTATCATCATCAAGCAGCCTTGGTAACAATTCAGCTAAAGCCATTCTTCCTAATAAGCCATATTCTGTTGTCGGGTCAGGAAGgacagcagcagaagagaaTGGTCCTGATGTTAATCCTCTTGCTGCTTTTAGGCCACCAAGAACATTGCAACCACCCCCAGGGACATTTTATAAACCACCCTCTaacaaatcaaaagaaaatggAGATGGTTCTTCTGCTAAAGCTTGTGCACCCACCAGTGCTAGCTCTGTGCTCCCCCAGGATAATACTGTGAAACTGGCTAGGAGCTCTGCACTTCTGTCAGGTGATGAACAAAACATAAACGAACAGAAATCTAGCTCAGAGGATAGTCACTCCACAGATCTGAAGCCTGCTTACCATAGACTGAGACCAAAAAGGATCCAAGAACTGGAACACAGGGAAGCTCATTTTGTATAG
- the ARHGAP29 gene encoding rho GTPase-activating protein 29 isoform X9, which translates to MGRWLLILHCAQDRKVMTLPDPSAASSLANDFAGINSSRNSLKNHDGLHQVVHERLGELLRVLKAVINKHQTLNSVDILSAAGTVIAKVKAVNFKEVNEENKRELFSEIFSSIETLAFTFGNIVSDFLMGDVDNGSSLGLPVSRRSRSFENLSVESGGSLHERDDIQGHLRAEEVDSMLLRNDSGIESALSYAKAWSKYTKDVVAWVEKKLSLEVECAKNLAKMAETAKAVVGHQDYMPFQSIFINAFQNDVENSQLWQQTAAALQSNKFVQPLLGRKNELDRQRKDIKDLWQREQKKMQELEAALRKAKLLYTQRQDEYEKAKSCTARAEEEQLSSSGSFVKDFSKQLEKKRRLEEEALQKAEEANEHYKASMAEVEEKRNYLESFKSDVLTQLRELIYQCDLTLKAATVNLFQLQHAQVVSLPVNCQSLCESAKLYDPGQQYSEFVKSLPKDGVPVESGCFETQNSQIDGVFNKQSTNSVHTSHGNLSQCSGDFPAQTLDDVGSPVYHRSQKVREKRSSSNTDIPAVRGPPPFRSWSVGNQSGGMCSDSESAGGSSESRSMDSPSASPGDFKRRLPRTPSTGTMSSADDLDEREPPSPSDCGLNDLTSETANSPGPFRNANMSKAAQTHKLRKLRAPSKCRECDGLVVFHGAECEECSLACHKKCLETLAIQCGHKKLHGRLHLFGVEFAQAAKSFPDGIPFIIKKCTSEIESRALNVKGIYRVNGAKSRVEKLCQAFENGKDLVELSELYAHDISNVLKLYLRQLPEPLILFRLYNEFIGLAKESQNANEELDAKQASPKAKTRQSLCIELNRIIIKIKDLLKQLPVPNYNTLQYLIGHLHRVTEQCDENKMSASNLGIIFGPTLIRPRQTDATVSLSSLVDYPYQARVVELLITYYEKIFDVSLKPLLSASHAEETAGTVRVALSADEREPQQQRKSFVAVKEQGIQIVPCERASETAALFVELKNSKNTKEEADISVTGVWFNVGDVASPASEKDNDPFISPGEDPCQMNLVAVKPNRQMGKVPLRAPRTKAASRPVSLPVDRILPPCVLNERNSRNAGAISSEKLGRSPTIEEVSEVKAVPAVDTCCRLPCYDTQMLRKTWDKQYKQYDITARTAMIVTNVPQEIRALESGTAGALSSSSSLGNNSAKAILPNKPYSVVGSGRTAAEENGPDVNPLAAFRPPRTLQPPPGTFYKPPSNKSKENGDGSSAKACAPTSASSVLPQDNTVKLARSSALLSGDEQNINEQKSSSEDSHSTDLKPAYHRLRPKRIQELEHREAHFV; encoded by the exons AAAATCATGATGGCCTGCATCAAGTAGTACATGAACGCCTGGGGGAGTTACTGCGTGTATTAAAAGCAGTGATAAATAAACATCAGACTCTAAATTCAGTTGATATTCTTAGTGCTGCAGGAACAGTTATTGCAAAAGTAAAAG cGGTGAACTTCAAAGAagttaatgaagaaaataagagagaactcttcagtgaaatattttcttccattgAAACATTGGCATTCACCTTTGGAAACAT TGTTTCAGACTTCCTTATGGGAGATGTAGACAATGGCTCGTCATTGGGGCTTCCTGTATCTCGGAGGAGTCGG TCTTTTGAGAATCTTTCTGTGGAGTCTGGGGGTTCACTGCATGAAAGGGATGATATTCAAG GACATCTTCGAGCAGAGGAGGTTGATAGCATGCTCCTAAGAAATGACAGTGGAATTGAGTCGGCTCTGTCCTATGCTAAAGCATGGTCCAAATATACCAAGGATGTAGTCGCATGGGTAGAAAAAAAGCTTAGCTTGG AGGTGGAGTGTGCTAAAAATTTAGCAAAAATGGCTGAAACTGCTAAAGCTGTTGTTGGACACCAG GATTATATGCCATTCCAGTCAATATTCATTAATGCTTTTCAAAATGATGTTGAGAACAGTCAACTTTGGCAACaaacagctgctgctctccagtcTAACAAATTTGTGCAG CCTCTTCTTGGAAGGAAAAATGAGTTGGATAGACAAAGGAAAGATATCAAGGACCTTTGGCAGcgagaacagaaaaaaatg CAAGAGTtggaagctgctctcagaaaagCCAAGTTGCTGTATACCCAGCGTCAGGATGAGTATGAAAAGGCAAAGTCCTGTACTGCTCGTGCTGAGGAGGAACAGCTCAGCTCAAGTGGAAGCTTTGTGAAAGACTTCAGCAAGCAACTTGAGAAAAAACGAAGGCTAGAAGAGGAAGCTCTTCAAAAG GCCGAAGAAGCCAATGAACACTATAAAGCAAGCATGGCAGAGgttgaagaaaaaagaaattatttggaaaGCTTTAAAAGTGATGTTTTAACACAGCTTCGGGAGCTTATTTACCAGTGTGATCTTACTCTTAAAGCT GCAACAGTTAacctgttccagctgcagcatGCTCAGGTTGTATCTCTGCCAGTTAACTGCCAGTCCCTCTGTGAGAGTGCCAAACTCTATGACCCTGGTCAGCAGTATTCAGAGTTTGTGAAAAGTTTGCCAAAGGATGGTGTTCCTGTTGAATCAGGTTGTTTTGAAacccagaattcccagattgATGG ggTTTTTAATAAGCAATCAACAAACAGTGTCCATACATCCCATGGCAACTTATCTCAGTGTTCAGGAGATTTTCCTGCTCAGACGTTAGATGATGTGGGAAGCCCAGTTTATCATCGTTCACAGAAGGTTAGAGAGAAGAGATCTTCCAGCAACACAGATATTCCAG CAGTGCGAGGGCCACCGCCGTTCAGATCGTGGTCAGTTGGCAACCAGAGTGGAGGAATGTGCAGTGACTCTGAAAGTGCAGGGGGGAGCAGCGAGTCCCGATCCATGGATTCCCCATCTGCCAGCCCAG GGGATTTTAAAAGACGACTTCCCCGAACACCTTCCACTGGGACTATGTCATCTGCTGATGATCTTGATGAAAGAGAGCCACCATCTCCTTCAGACTGTG GTTTAAATGATCTCACATCTGAAACTGCAAATTCTCCAGGACCTTTTAGAAATGCTAATATgtccaaagcagcacaaacacacaaactACGGAAGCTGAGAGCTCCATCTAAATGCAGAGAATGTGACGGCCTAGTAGTATTTCATGGAGCTGAATGTGAGGAG TGTTCACTTGCATGCCATAAAAAATGTTTAGAGACTTTAGCTATTCAATGTGGGCACAAAAAACTTCATGGAAGGCTTCACTTATTTGGAGTGGAATTTGCCCAAGCTGCTAAAAGTTTTCCTGATGGCATTCCTTTCATCATCAAAAAGTGTACATCAGAAATTGAAAGCAGAGCACTGAATGTCAAG GGCATCTATCGTGTGAATGGAGCCAAATCAAGAGTTGAAAAGCTTTGTCAAGCTTTTGAAAATGGAAAGGATTTGGTTGAGCTTTCAGAACTCTATGCACATGACATCAGCAATGTTCTCAAGCTGTATCTCCGCCAG CTTCCAGAACCCTTGATTTTGTTTCGGCTTTACAACGAGTTCATTGGACTTGCAAAAGAAAGTCAGAACGCTAATGAGGAATTGGATGCTAAACAAGCTAGCCCCAAAGCAAAGACAAGACAGTCACTCTGTATTGAACTGAACAGGATCATCATTAAAATTAAAGATCTTCTGAAACAACTGCCTGTACCAAACTATAACACTCTTCAGTACCTTATTGGACACCTTCACAG AGTTACAGAACAGTGcgatgaaaataaaatgtcagcTAGCAACCTTGGCATAATATTTGGCCCAACTCTGATCAGACCACGTCAAACTGATGCTACAGTGTCTTTGTCATCACTTGTGGACTACCCTTATCAGGCCCGGGTAGTGGAGCTGCTCATAACATACTATGAAAAGATATTTGATGTCTCATTGAAACCACTTCTGAGTGCTTCTCATGCTGAAGAAACAGCTGGTACAGTCAGAGTTGCTTTATCAGCAGACGAGAGGGAGCcgcagcagcagaggaaatcGTTTGTTGCTGTAAAGGAA CAGGGTATTCAAATAGTTCCATGTGAAAGAGCTTCAGAAACAGCTGCACTCTTTGTGGAATTGAAGAATAGCAAGAATACAAAAGAAGAAGCAGATATATCTGTAACTG GGGTTTGGTTTAATGTAG GTGATGTTGCGAGTCCAGCTTCAGAGAAAGACAATGATCCATTCATTTCTCCAGGTGAAGACCCCTGTCAAATGAACTTAGTTGCTGTAAAACCCAACCGTCAGATGGGCAAAGTTCCGTTGCGGGCTCCAAGGACAAAGGCAGCGTCTCGCCCTGTCAGCCTGCCTGTGGACCGAATACTGCCTCCCTGTGTTTTGAATGAAAGGAATTCACGAAATGCAGGGGCAATAAGTTCAGAGAAGCTGGGCAGAAGCCCCACTATTGAAGAAGTCTCAGAGGTGAAGGCAGTCCCTGCTGTTGATACCTGCTGCAGACTGCCTTGTTATGACACCCAGATGCTGCGAAAAACTTGGGACAAGCAGTACAAACAGTATGATATCACAGCAAGGACAGCAATGATCGTGACTAATGTGCCCCAGGAGATCCGAGCACTCGAGAGTGGAACTGCAGGTGCTTTATCATCATCAAGCAGCCTTGGTAACAATTCAGCTAAAGCCATTCTTCCTAATAAGCCATATTCTGTTGTCGGGTCAGGAAGgacagcagcagaagagaaTGGTCCTGATGTTAATCCTCTTGCTGCTTTTAGGCCACCAAGAACATTGCAACCACCCCCAGGGACATTTTATAAACCACCCTCTaacaaatcaaaagaaaatggAGATGGTTCTTCTGCTAAAGCTTGTGCACCCACCAGTGCTAGCTCTGTGCTCCCCCAGGATAATACTGTGAAACTGGCTAGGAGCTCTGCACTTCTGTCAGGTGATGAACAAAACATAAACGAACAGAAATCTAGCTCAGAGGATAGTCACTCCACAGATCTGAAGCCTGCTTACCATAGACTGAGACCAAAAAGGATCCAAGAACTGGAACACAGGGAAGCTCATTTTGTATAG